A single window of Actinoallomurus bryophytorum DNA harbors:
- a CDS encoding alpha/beta fold hydrolase — protein MTEPKTHTLDVPGAVLHYDVRSDDSSAQPVLLLIGSPMGARGFATLAGHFTDRTVVTYDPRGAERSRRTDAAAESTPDEHADDLHRLISALDAGPVDVFASSGGAVNGLVLVARHSEQVRTLVAHEPPASQELPDREPVLAACDDIHQTYQRSGLGPAMAKFIALVSHEGPIPAGFADRPAPSPADFGLPAEDDGSRDNPLVGQNIISCNYYRHDFDALRAASSRVVMAVGAESTKMIAGRAALVVAERLGTRPVTFAGGHDGFLGGEYGSTGEPDAFAATLREILTD, from the coding sequence ATGACCGAGCCGAAGACTCATACGCTCGACGTTCCGGGCGCCGTTCTGCACTACGACGTCCGGAGCGACGATTCGAGTGCCCAGCCGGTCCTGTTGCTCATCGGGTCGCCGATGGGCGCTCGTGGATTCGCCACGCTGGCCGGACATTTCACGGATCGTACGGTCGTGACCTACGATCCGCGCGGGGCGGAGCGCAGCAGGCGTACCGACGCCGCCGCCGAGTCCACGCCCGACGAGCACGCGGACGACCTGCACCGTTTGATCTCCGCGCTGGACGCCGGGCCGGTGGACGTCTTCGCCAGCAGTGGGGGTGCCGTCAACGGCCTGGTGCTGGTGGCCCGGCACTCGGAGCAGGTACGGACGCTCGTGGCGCACGAGCCGCCGGCCTCCCAGGAACTCCCGGACCGCGAGCCGGTGCTGGCCGCATGCGACGACATCCACCAGACCTACCAGCGCAGTGGCCTCGGCCCGGCGATGGCGAAATTCATCGCACTCGTCAGCCACGAGGGCCCGATCCCGGCGGGGTTCGCCGATCGGCCGGCCCCGAGTCCCGCCGACTTCGGTCTGCCGGCCGAGGACGACGGCTCTCGCGACAACCCGTTGGTCGGGCAGAACATCATCTCGTGCAACTACTACCGGCATGATTTCGACGCACTCCGCGCGGCGTCGAGCCGTGTCGTCATGGCCGTGGGAGCCGAATCCACCAAGATGATCGCCGGACGGGCGGCGCTCGTCGTGGCCGAACGGCTCGGAACGAGGCCCGTCACCTTTGCCGGTGGCCACGACGGGTTCCTTGGCGGCGAATACGGCAGTACGGGCGAGCCGGACGCCTTCGCCGCCACCCTGCGCGAAATTCTCACCGACTGA
- a CDS encoding MFS transporter, whose protein sequence is MILPETTPSHARVRAAARATYIAFIGSGFAFASWASRIPQVRDRLHLQPSELGLVLLAIAAGSVVALPLSGPVLHRLGSRRTVTVMSLLLVTGLGVAALGYLAGVLPLVAGLFLVGLGNGAWDVAMNVQGARVEQRLGRSIMSRFHAGFSLGTVAGALIGAAMVALRVPVTAHLIGVAVVVGVVVPTAVRRFIADHDDAAGDEAGSTGSWTAWTEPRTLLIGLFVLAFAFAEGTGNDWISVALIDGYHVPATVGTLGFAVFLAAMTAGRWAGPGLLDRYGRVAVIRVISILAVVGLVVFVFGPSTPVAFAGAVLWGAGTSLGFPVGMSAGADDPYRAAPRVSVIASIGYCAFLGGPPLIGFLGQRFTVLRALTAVAALLALAALITGNIRPLGDKTRPAD, encoded by the coding sequence ATGATCCTGCCCGAGACCACTCCCTCGCATGCGCGGGTACGGGCCGCGGCGCGCGCCACCTACATCGCCTTCATCGGCTCGGGGTTCGCGTTCGCCAGCTGGGCCTCGCGGATCCCCCAGGTACGGGACCGGCTGCACCTCCAGCCCTCCGAGCTCGGGCTGGTGCTGCTCGCGATCGCGGCCGGTTCGGTCGTCGCGTTGCCACTCTCCGGGCCGGTACTCCACCGTCTCGGGTCGCGGCGCACCGTGACCGTCATGTCGCTTCTCCTCGTGACCGGGCTCGGCGTCGCTGCCCTCGGCTACCTGGCCGGCGTCCTGCCCCTCGTCGCCGGGCTGTTCCTGGTCGGCCTCGGCAACGGTGCGTGGGACGTCGCCATGAACGTCCAGGGTGCCCGCGTCGAACAGCGGCTGGGACGCTCGATCATGTCCCGGTTCCACGCCGGATTCAGCCTGGGCACGGTCGCCGGTGCGCTGATCGGCGCCGCGATGGTCGCGTTGCGCGTACCCGTCACCGCGCACCTGATCGGGGTGGCCGTCGTCGTCGGGGTGGTGGTGCCCACAGCGGTACGGCGGTTCATCGCCGATCACGACGACGCCGCCGGCGACGAGGCGGGTTCGACCGGCTCTTGGACGGCCTGGACCGAGCCCCGCACGCTCCTGATCGGCCTTTTCGTCCTCGCGTTCGCCTTCGCCGAGGGGACCGGCAATGACTGGATCAGCGTGGCCCTCATCGACGGGTACCACGTTCCGGCCACCGTCGGCACGCTCGGGTTCGCCGTGTTCCTCGCCGCGATGACCGCCGGCAGGTGGGCCGGGCCCGGCCTCCTCGACCGGTACGGCCGGGTCGCCGTGATCCGGGTCATCTCCATCCTGGCCGTCGTCGGTCTGGTCGTTTTCGTGTTCGGCCCGTCCACCCCGGTCGCCTTCGCCGGGGCCGTCCTGTGGGGCGCCGGCACCTCGCTCGGGTTCCCGGTCGGGATGAGCGCCGGCGCCGACGACCCGTACAGAGCGGCCCCGCGCGTCAGCGTGATCGCCTCGATCGGCTACTGCGCCTTCCTCGGTGGCCCGCCGCTCATCGGGTTCCTCGGCCAGCGGTTCACCGTCCTGCGCGCGCTCACCGCGGTGGCCGCCCTTCTCGCGCTCGCCGCCTTGATCACCGGCAACATCAGGCCTCTCGGCGACAAGACACGGCCGGCGGATTAG
- a CDS encoding dihydrofolate reductase family protein — protein sequence MRKIIYWVHTSIDGYVAGPGGAFDWASLGPELFGYSEAMNEQVDTLMYGRVVWDMMAAYWPTADADPATTDDHARAFAPFFRETPKVVVSRTLDKAGLGARVIGRNLAEEVEELKRRPGKDILLTGGAEVAASLSELGLLDDYRIVVHPVVLGGGRPLFLEPKDRLEMRLVDSRTFDSQTVLLRYERRA from the coding sequence ATGCGAAAGATCATTTACTGGGTCCACACGTCGATCGACGGCTATGTCGCGGGGCCGGGCGGAGCGTTCGACTGGGCGTCCCTGGGGCCGGAGCTGTTCGGGTACTCCGAGGCGATGAACGAGCAGGTCGACACCCTCATGTACGGCCGGGTGGTGTGGGACATGATGGCCGCTTACTGGCCGACGGCCGATGCCGATCCCGCGACGACCGACGATCACGCCCGCGCGTTCGCCCCCTTCTTTCGCGAGACCCCGAAGGTCGTGGTCTCCCGCACGCTGGACAAGGCCGGCTTGGGCGCCCGCGTGATCGGGAGGAACCTCGCCGAGGAGGTCGAGGAGCTGAAACGGCGGCCGGGCAAGGACATCCTGCTGACCGGCGGCGCGGAGGTCGCGGCCTCCCTCTCCGAGCTCGGCCTCCTCGACGACTACCGCATCGTCGTCCACCCGGTCGTCCTCGGCGGCGGACGGCCGCTGTTCCTCGAACCGAAGGACCGCCTCGAGATGAGGCTCGTCGACTCACGGACCTTCGACTCCCAGACCGTCCTCCTGCGCTACGAACGCCGGGCCTGA
- a CDS encoding HAD family hydrolase: MPGSHPLKAVLFDMDGTLVDTEELWWEAVGQVASTLGYELSDADLPDVLGRPVEHVAALLRRATGSSSVSLAADLHREFATRVEGRIVVRPGAAGLLDLLPSHGIAVGLVSASPRSIVNTVLRALGADRFAVTVTADDTERTKPAPDPYLLAARMLGVPPVACVAVEDSPVGVRSAESAGCAVLAVPSVTPIPPAPGRAVLDSLEQADVPLLQALTRAGP; this comes from the coding sequence GTGCCCGGCTCCCACCCGCTCAAGGCCGTCCTGTTCGACATGGACGGCACCCTCGTCGACACCGAGGAACTGTGGTGGGAGGCGGTCGGGCAGGTGGCCTCCACGCTCGGGTACGAGCTCTCCGACGCCGATCTGCCCGACGTCCTCGGCCGTCCGGTGGAGCATGTCGCCGCCCTGCTGCGCCGTGCCACCGGATCCTCCTCCGTCTCACTGGCGGCGGACCTGCACCGGGAGTTCGCGACCCGGGTGGAGGGCCGGATCGTGGTACGGCCCGGAGCAGCGGGGCTGCTCGACCTCCTGCCGTCACACGGCATCGCCGTCGGCCTGGTCTCCGCGTCGCCGCGCTCCATCGTGAACACCGTGCTCCGCGCGCTCGGCGCCGACCGTTTCGCGGTCACCGTGACCGCCGACGACACCGAACGCACCAAGCCCGCGCCGGACCCCTACCTCCTGGCCGCTCGTATGCTCGGCGTACCGCCCGTGGCGTGCGTGGCCGTCGAGGACAGCCCGGTCGGGGTACGTTCCGCGGAGAGCGCGGGCTGCGCGGTGCTCGCCGTACCGTCCGTCACTCCGATCCCGCCCGCGCCCGGACGGGCCGTACTGGACAGCCTGGAGCAGGCCGATGTCCCGTTGCTTCAGGCCCTCACCAGGGCCGGGCCCTAG
- a CDS encoding GntR family transcriptional regulator: protein MAARHEEIAEELRRAIDREEYPVGALMPSEAELAARYEVSRGTVRQAVAALTAEGLIGSRQGARRVVLTSRRSQSFAELRSFAQWARAMGRTATGSVVSSERRPATAEDASRLYLRAGTEVLYVLRVRELDGARVLVERTVYADWIAPAVERIEPDCESVTQRLYDDTGLVFAYGEHLIDAVAAGTTDARLLGVRRTSPLLRARRVTTDQTGRPVEWSDDRYRSDAINFGIHNSIGSNPLARQAGPGLRAN from the coding sequence GTGGCTGCTCGACATGAGGAGATAGCCGAGGAGCTCAGGCGGGCGATCGACCGTGAGGAGTACCCGGTCGGCGCGCTCATGCCCTCCGAGGCGGAGCTCGCCGCCCGGTACGAGGTCTCCCGCGGCACGGTACGGCAGGCGGTCGCGGCACTGACCGCCGAAGGGCTCATCGGGTCCCGTCAGGGCGCCCGGCGGGTGGTGCTGACCAGCCGGCGCAGCCAGAGCTTCGCCGAACTCCGCAGCTTCGCCCAGTGGGCACGCGCGATGGGCCGCACCGCGACGGGCTCGGTGGTGTCGTCCGAGCGCCGGCCCGCGACGGCGGAGGACGCGTCACGGCTGTACCTGCGCGCCGGCACCGAGGTGCTGTACGTGCTGCGGGTACGCGAACTGGACGGCGCGCGCGTGCTCGTCGAGCGCACCGTCTACGCGGACTGGATCGCGCCGGCGGTCGAGCGCATCGAACCGGACTGCGAATCCGTCACCCAGCGGCTGTACGACGACACAGGGCTGGTCTTCGCCTATGGAGAGCACCTGATCGACGCCGTGGCGGCCGGCACCACTGACGCCAGGCTGCTGGGCGTCCGCCGTACCAGCCCCTTGCTGCGCGCGCGGCGGGTCACCACCGACCAGACCGGCCGCCCGGTCGAGTGGTCGGATGACCGCTATCGATCCGACGCCATCAACTTCGGCATCCACAACTCGATCGGCTCCAACCCTCTGGCCCGGCAGGCCGGACCGGGCCTCAGAGCCAATTGA
- a CDS encoding ABC transporter permease — protein sequence MARLTSPTAGARPWRAVVLGCAAIYFLLPLASSVLFTVDVPGQGVNADAYTKIFSTDGFTRSLLLSLGLAAVTIAVVLALMVPAMVTLRLRAPRLRPVVEVICSLPLVVPPIAFVAGIGTVLRWGPDHLARTPFFETFVQIQNPSFPIVLVLAYTVMALPFVHRALDAGLRAIDVRTLVEAARSCGAGWPQALVRVVLPNLRRSLLNASFLTLALVLGEFTVAQLLGFQPFAVWIVSVSGEQAQLSVAVSVLSLLLTWALLLTLASFSGGRAASHATTKE from the coding sequence ATGGCTCGCCTGACCTCGCCCACGGCCGGCGCCCGCCCGTGGCGCGCGGTCGTCCTCGGCTGCGCCGCGATCTACTTCCTGCTACCCCTGGCCTCGTCGGTGCTCTTCACCGTCGACGTACCCGGCCAGGGGGTGAACGCGGACGCCTACACGAAGATCTTCAGTACCGATGGGTTCACCCGCAGTCTGCTCCTGTCCCTGGGGCTGGCCGCCGTCACCATCGCCGTGGTGCTGGCTCTGATGGTGCCGGCCATGGTCACCCTGCGGTTGCGCGCGCCCCGGCTGCGGCCGGTCGTGGAGGTGATCTGCTCGCTGCCGCTCGTGGTCCCGCCGATCGCGTTCGTGGCGGGCATCGGCACGGTGCTCCGCTGGGGCCCCGACCACCTGGCCAGAACGCCGTTCTTCGAGACCTTCGTGCAGATCCAGAACCCGTCCTTCCCGATCGTGCTCGTCCTCGCGTACACGGTGATGGCACTGCCGTTCGTCCACCGGGCGTTGGACGCCGGGCTGCGCGCGATCGACGTGCGCACTCTCGTCGAGGCCGCCCGCAGCTGCGGCGCCGGCTGGCCGCAGGCCCTCGTACGGGTGGTGCTGCCCAACCTGCGCAGGTCGCTGCTCAACGCGTCGTTCCTCACGCTCGCCCTCGTCCTCGGCGAGTTCACCGTGGCCCAGCTGCTCGGCTTCCAGCCCTTCGCCGTGTGGATCGTCAGCGTCAGCGGAGAGCAGGCCCAGCTGTCCGTCGCCGTCTCCGTCCTCAGCCTGCTGCTCACCTGGGCGCTGCTGCTGACGCTGGCCTCCTTCAGCGGGGGACGCGCCGCCTCTCATGCGACCACCAAGGAGTGA
- a CDS encoding ABC transporter substrate-binding protein, whose amino-acid sequence MTASFLRPAVFAGGLVLTAFAVGACGAAPAAETGGSAGGKSAATATSAADLGGTQGLITAAKKEGTLNAIALPRDWANYGAVIDGFTKKYGIKINDENPDGSSQDEINAITSRKGQGRAPDVVDLGSSFALSAAQQGLLAPYKVAAFDQIPTGQKDTQARWYNDYGGYISIGCDAKRVQQCPKTFADLLKPQYKGQVALNGDPNKSGSAFGGVYAAALANGGSFDDIKPGLDFFGKLKKAGNYNPVESTPATVEKGETPISIDWDYLNASYSDEFKAKKVDWQVAVPTDGQFAQYYSQGINKDAPHPAAARLWQEYLYSAEGQNFFLQGYARPAEMTGMQQAGTLDQAAAAKLPAVSGAPTFPTDAQQTKAKQVLAQGWSHAVSG is encoded by the coding sequence GTGACCGCATCCTTCTTGAGGCCTGCCGTGTTCGCCGGTGGCCTCGTACTCACCGCATTCGCCGTCGGCGCCTGCGGTGCCGCCCCGGCCGCGGAGACCGGAGGCTCGGCAGGCGGCAAGAGCGCCGCCACCGCGACCTCGGCGGCCGACCTCGGCGGCACGCAGGGCCTGATCACCGCGGCGAAGAAGGAGGGCACGCTCAACGCGATCGCCCTCCCGAGAGACTGGGCCAACTACGGCGCGGTGATCGACGGTTTCACCAAGAAGTACGGAATCAAGATCAACGACGAGAACCCGGACGGCAGCAGCCAGGACGAGATCAACGCGATCACTTCGCGTAAGGGCCAGGGTCGCGCGCCCGACGTCGTCGACCTCGGCAGCTCCTTCGCGCTGAGCGCCGCCCAGCAGGGCCTGCTCGCCCCGTACAAGGTCGCCGCGTTCGACCAGATCCCCACCGGGCAGAAGGACACGCAGGCCCGCTGGTACAACGACTACGGCGGCTACATCTCGATCGGCTGTGACGCCAAGCGGGTCCAGCAGTGCCCGAAGACCTTCGCCGACCTGCTCAAGCCCCAGTACAAGGGCCAGGTCGCACTCAACGGCGACCCGAACAAGTCCGGTTCGGCCTTCGGCGGCGTCTACGCGGCGGCCCTGGCGAACGGCGGCTCATTCGACGACATCAAGCCGGGCCTGGATTTCTTCGGCAAGCTGAAGAAGGCCGGCAACTACAACCCGGTGGAGTCCACCCCGGCCACGGTCGAGAAGGGTGAGACCCCGATCAGCATCGACTGGGACTACCTCAACGCGAGCTACAGCGATGAGTTCAAGGCCAAGAAGGTCGACTGGCAGGTCGCCGTGCCCACCGACGGCCAGTTCGCCCAGTACTACTCCCAGGGCATCAACAAGGACGCCCCGCACCCGGCCGCGGCCCGGCTGTGGCAGGAGTACCTCTACAGCGCCGAAGGCCAGAACTTCTTCCTCCAGGGCTACGCCCGCCCGGCCGAGATGACCGGCATGCAGCAGGCCGGCACGCTGGACCAGGCGGCCGCGGCCAAACTGCCGGCGGTCTCCGGCGCGCCGACGTTCCCGACCGACGCGCAGCAGACCAAGGCCAAGCAGGTGCTGGCCCAGGGTTGGAGCCACGCCGTCTCCGGCTGA
- a CDS encoding ABC transporter ATP-binding protein, with the protein MTDTITAPALSDVSAATVEFRALRRAFGATVALDGLDLTVRSGELLALLGPSGCGKTTALRMLAGFEHPDSGQVLVDGRDVIPVPAHRRDAGMVFQSYSLFPHLSALDNVAFGLRMRKVGTAERRSRAAELLELVGLPDHGDRYPHQMSGGQQQRIALARALALRPRVLLLDEPLSALDAKVRLTLREEIRRLQQELGITTLFVTHDQEEALSIADRVAVMRGGRLEQCAPPSELYGRPATAFVAEFVGTMNRIPGRTEDGRTVEVLGRRLPVDGDAPSGADVDVLVRPEAVRVGAEPGGDARVVATAFLGAVTRLTVRLPGEILVKADLATHEAAELGPGAAVSLTLADRPVLVATRS; encoded by the coding sequence ATGACCGACACCATCACCGCCCCCGCCCTGAGTGACGTCTCCGCGGCGACCGTGGAGTTCCGTGCGCTCCGCCGGGCCTTCGGCGCCACCGTCGCCCTGGACGGGCTGGACCTCACCGTCCGCTCCGGCGAGCTTCTGGCGCTCCTGGGGCCCTCCGGCTGCGGCAAGACCACGGCCCTGCGGATGCTGGCCGGGTTCGAGCATCCGGACTCCGGCCAAGTGCTCGTGGACGGCCGCGACGTCATCCCGGTCCCGGCCCATCGCCGCGACGCGGGCATGGTCTTCCAGTCCTACAGCCTCTTCCCGCACCTCAGCGCCCTGGACAACGTGGCGTTCGGGCTCCGCATGCGCAAGGTGGGTACGGCCGAGCGCCGCTCCCGCGCCGCCGAGCTGCTCGAGCTCGTCGGCCTGCCCGACCACGGCGACCGCTATCCCCACCAGATGTCGGGCGGCCAGCAGCAGCGCATCGCGCTCGCCCGCGCCCTCGCGCTGCGCCCACGGGTGCTCCTGCTCGACGAGCCGCTGTCGGCCCTGGACGCCAAGGTACGGCTCACGCTCCGCGAGGAGATCCGGCGCCTTCAGCAGGAGCTGGGCATCACCACCCTGTTCGTGACGCACGACCAGGAAGAGGCACTGTCCATCGCGGACCGCGTCGCGGTGATGCGCGGCGGCCGGCTGGAGCAGTGCGCGCCCCCGTCCGAGCTGTACGGACGTCCCGCGACGGCGTTCGTCGCCGAGTTCGTCGGGACCATGAACCGCATCCCCGGCCGTACCGAGGACGGCCGTACCGTCGAGGTGCTGGGCCGGCGCCTGCCGGTCGACGGCGACGCGCCGTCAGGCGCCGACGTGGACGTGCTCGTACGCCCCGAGGCGGTCCGGGTCGGCGCGGAACCCGGTGGCGACGCGCGGGTCGTCGCCACCGCGTTCCTGGGCGCCGTCACCCGGCTGACCGTACGGCTGCCCGGCGAGATCCTGGTCAAGGCCGACCTGGCCACCCACGAGGCCGCGGAGCTGGGTCCGGGCGCCGCGGTGTCCCTGACCCTGGCCGACCGCCCGGTCCTGGTCGCCACCCGGTCCTGA
- the argG gene encoding argininosuccinate synthase — MSKVLTSLPVGERVGIAFSGGLDTSVAVAWMRDKGAVPCTYTADIGQYDEPDIASVPGRATAYGAEVARLVDCRSALVEEGLAALACGAFHIRSGGRSYFNTTPLGRAVTGTLLVRAMLDDDVQIWGDGSTFKGNDIERFYRYGLLANPSLRVYKPWLDADFVSELGGRTEMSEWLLARDLPYRDSTEKAYSTDANIWGATHEAKSLEHLDAGIELVEPIMGVRFWDPAADIPAEDVTIGFEQGRPATINGKEFSSAVDLVLEANAIGGRHGMGMSDQIENRVIEAKSRGIYEAPGMALLHASYERLVNAIHNEDTIASYHNEGRRLGRLMYEGRWLDPQALMLRESLQRWVGTAVTGEVTLRLRRGEDYSILDTSGPAFSYHPDKLSMERTADSAFGPVDRIGQLTMRNLDIADSRAKLEQYAGLGMVGSAHPTLIGAAQAASTGLIGAMPEGGAEAIASRGNIPGDDELLDHAAMESGTD; from the coding sequence ATGTCCAAGGTGCTCACCTCTCTGCCTGTCGGCGAACGTGTCGGGATCGCCTTCTCCGGCGGCCTCGACACCTCGGTAGCGGTCGCGTGGATGCGCGACAAGGGTGCGGTGCCCTGCACCTACACCGCCGACATCGGCCAGTACGACGAACCCGACATCGCCTCGGTGCCCGGGCGCGCCACGGCGTACGGCGCCGAGGTCGCCCGGCTGGTCGACTGCCGGTCGGCCCTCGTGGAGGAGGGGCTCGCGGCCCTGGCCTGCGGGGCCTTCCATATCCGGTCCGGCGGCCGCAGCTACTTCAACACCACCCCGCTCGGGCGGGCCGTCACGGGCACCCTGCTGGTGCGCGCGATGCTCGATGACGACGTGCAGATCTGGGGGGACGGCTCCACCTTCAAGGGCAACGACATCGAGCGGTTCTACCGCTACGGTCTGCTCGCCAACCCCTCCCTGCGGGTCTACAAGCCATGGCTGGACGCCGACTTCGTCAGCGAGCTCGGCGGCCGCACGGAGATGTCGGAGTGGCTGCTCGCCCGCGACCTGCCCTATCGGGACAGCACGGAGAAGGCCTACTCCACCGACGCGAACATCTGGGGCGCGACCCACGAGGCCAAGTCGCTGGAGCACCTCGACGCGGGCATCGAGCTCGTCGAGCCCATCATGGGCGTACGGTTCTGGGACCCCGCCGCCGACATCCCCGCCGAGGACGTCACGATCGGCTTCGAGCAGGGGCGGCCGGCGACGATCAACGGCAAGGAGTTCTCGTCCGCCGTCGACCTGGTGCTGGAGGCCAACGCCATCGGCGGCCGGCACGGCATGGGCATGTCCGACCAGATCGAGAACCGCGTCATCGAGGCCAAGAGCCGCGGCATCTACGAGGCACCGGGGATGGCGCTGCTGCACGCGTCGTACGAACGACTGGTCAACGCGATCCACAACGAGGACACCATCGCCAGCTACCACAACGAGGGACGGCGGCTGGGCCGGCTGATGTACGAAGGCCGCTGGCTGGACCCGCAGGCGCTGATGCTGCGTGAGTCACTGCAGCGCTGGGTCGGTACGGCCGTCACCGGCGAGGTGACCCTGCGGCTGCGGCGCGGTGAGGACTACTCCATCCTGGACACGTCCGGACCGGCGTTCAGCTACCACCCGGACAAGCTCTCCATGGAACGCACCGCGGACTCCGCCTTCGGGCCGGTCGACCGCATCGGCCAGCTGACCATGCGCAACCTCGACATCGCCGACTCCCGCGCCAAGCTCGAGCAGTACGCCGGACTCGGCATGGTCGGCAGCGCGCATCCGACACTGATCGGCGCCGCACAGGCCGCCTCGACCGGCCTGATCGGCGCGATGCCCGAGGGCGGCGCCGAGGCGATCGCCTCTCGGGGCAACATCCCCGGCGACGACGAACTCCTCGACCACGCCGCGATGGAGTCCGGCACCGACTGA
- a CDS encoding ABC transporter permease: MTTTTLTPATEAAATPARRSVSWLAVAPLLVFVALSFGVPVLAMLNGSLTVKNPATGSTAYTAANFTASLKGAYLTALWGSIKLSAVSAVIATVLGLLLAQAVVTSRFSALREGVLTASGVLANFGGVPLAFAFVATLGNSGVLTRHLGLAGAGWSLYSFWGLTITYLYFLIPLMVLTITPALDGLRSQWREAAQNNGATGTQYWRHVALPVLAPSLLGGFVLLFGSAFAAYATAAAIVGSSVPLVTLQIANAISGNVLVDQQNVALALSIDMIVVAGLVMAVYLPLQRRSSRWLA, translated from the coding sequence ATGACGACGACCACTCTCACCCCTGCCACGGAAGCGGCCGCCACCCCTGCGCGGCGCTCGGTGAGCTGGCTCGCGGTGGCCCCGTTGCTCGTGTTCGTCGCACTGAGCTTCGGGGTCCCCGTCCTGGCCATGCTGAACGGCTCGCTCACCGTCAAGAACCCGGCGACGGGCTCCACGGCCTACACCGCCGCCAACTTCACCGCGTCTCTCAAGGGCGCCTACCTCACGGCCCTGTGGGGCAGCATCAAGCTGTCCGCCGTCTCCGCGGTGATCGCCACCGTGCTCGGGCTGCTCCTCGCCCAGGCGGTGGTGACCTCCCGGTTCAGCGCGCTGCGTGAAGGCGTGCTCACGGCCTCCGGGGTTCTCGCCAACTTCGGCGGGGTCCCGCTGGCGTTCGCCTTCGTCGCCACCCTCGGCAACTCGGGAGTGCTTACCCGCCATCTGGGCCTGGCCGGCGCGGGCTGGAGCCTGTACAGCTTCTGGGGCCTGACCATCACGTACCTGTACTTCCTCATCCCCCTGATGGTGCTCACGATCACGCCCGCCCTCGACGGGCTGCGCTCACAGTGGCGGGAGGCGGCGCAGAACAACGGCGCGACCGGCACGCAGTACTGGCGGCACGTCGCGCTGCCGGTACTCGCCCCGTCGCTGCTCGGCGGATTCGTCCTGCTCTTCGGCAGCGCGTTCGCCGCGTACGCCACCGCCGCGGCCATCGTCGGCAGCTCGGTTCCCCTGGTCACGCTGCAGATCGCCAACGCCATCTCCGGCAACGTCCTGGTCGACCAGCAGAACGTGGCGCTGGCGCTCAGCATCGACATGATCGTGGTCGCGGGCCTGGTGATGGCCGTGTACCTGCCCCTGCAACGACGGAGCTCACGATGGCTCGCCTGA